From SAR202 cluster bacterium, one genomic window encodes:
- the coaBC gene encoding bifunctional phosphopantothenoylcysteine decarboxylase/phosphopantothenate--cysteine ligase CoaBC: MTHPLQNKSIVLGVTGSIACYKAADLASKLVQAGALVDVIMTESATRFVTPLTFHSITHRPVVTDLFNPQTGTVEHIEMARRADIIVVAPATANTIAKLAHGFADDALAATVLATTAPVLLCPAMDGNMYANAATQDNIERLKARGFTFAGPASGHLASGMTGAGRLVETSEITGWIRLALGRKGDLAGRKVVVSAGGTQEAIDPVRYITNRSSGKMGYAIADAARDRGANAVLVAAPTALPDPTGIRVARVQNVREMQAALTAECKDADAIIMAAAVSDWRPATKAAQKVKKGAAATWSIDLVKNPDVIAGLEGSRLIKVGFAAETEDLEEHAREKIASKGLHFIVANDITAHDAGFAVDDNRVTIIDRDGGAEHLELMSKYEVGLRILDRVAALLK; the protein is encoded by the coding sequence TTGACTCACCCGCTACAGAACAAGTCCATCGTTCTCGGTGTCACCGGCAGCATAGCCTGCTACAAGGCTGCTGACCTGGCCAGCAAGCTCGTCCAGGCGGGCGCGCTGGTGGACGTGATTATGACCGAGTCCGCGACCCGCTTCGTTACGCCGCTCACGTTCCACAGTATCACGCACCGGCCGGTAGTGACCGATCTGTTCAACCCCCAGACCGGCACCGTTGAGCACATCGAAATGGCGCGACGCGCGGATATCATCGTCGTGGCGCCTGCCACGGCAAACACGATCGCAAAGCTCGCCCACGGGTTTGCTGACGATGCCCTTGCCGCCACCGTGCTCGCCACCACCGCGCCCGTCCTGCTGTGCCCGGCAATGGACGGCAACATGTACGCCAACGCAGCCACACAGGATAATATCGAGCGGCTGAAGGCGCGCGGGTTCACCTTTGCTGGCCCTGCGTCCGGCCACCTCGCGTCCGGCATGACAGGCGCGGGCCGTCTGGTGGAGACGTCCGAGATCACCGGCTGGATACGCCTCGCTCTCGGCCGCAAAGGCGACCTCGCCGGGCGCAAGGTGGTCGTAAGCGCCGGCGGCACGCAGGAGGCCATCGACCCCGTCCGGTACATCACCAACCGCTCCTCCGGAAAGATGGGATACGCAATCGCCGACGCTGCACGCGACCGCGGCGCGAATGCGGTGCTGGTAGCAGCGCCGACCGCCCTGCCGGACCCCACCGGAATACGGGTGGCCCGAGTGCAGAACGTCCGGGAGATGCAGGCCGCCCTTACGGCCGAGTGCAAGGACGCGGACGCGATAATCATGGCGGCGGCGGTCTCGGACTGGCGGCCCGCGACCAAAGCAGCGCAGAAGGTCAAGAAGGGCGCGGCGGCCACGTGGTCGATAGACCTGGTCAAAAACCCGGATGTGATTGCCGGCCTTGAAGGGTCGCGCCTCATCAAGGTGGGGTTCGCGGCCGAGACGGAGGACCTCGAAGAACACGCAAGGGAAAAGATCGCCTCCAAGGGACTCCACTTCATCGTCGCCAACGATATTACCGCCCACGACGCCGGATTTGCCGTGGACGACAACCGCGTAACGATCATTGACCGCGATGGCGGCGCTGAGCATCTTGAGCTGAT
- a CDS encoding type III pantothenate kinase, whose translation MLLTIDIGNTNVTIGVFERDASGAYPYAPKATWRVSTDHDRMPDEYGVTLMSLLPLKGIDPQGIGAAALCSVVPPLTSRFVEMCRTYFKVEPLIVSAGVKTGIKVLYDTPRDVGADRIADAAAAIRLYGGPCIVVDCGTTTVFNAITKQAEYLGGAIAPGLAMSAETLFHRTSQLRRVELERPPAAIGKNTVHAIQSGLVLGTAELIKGMVARFDKELGGGCKVIATGGLSALLARESGVFHDVNIDLTLAGLRIIHELNS comes from the coding sequence ATGCTCCTGACGATCGACATCGGCAATACTAACGTCACCATAGGCGTCTTTGAGAGGGACGCCTCCGGCGCTTACCCATACGCGCCGAAGGCGACGTGGCGGGTCTCCACCGACCACGACCGCATGCCCGACGAGTACGGCGTGACGCTGATGTCGCTGCTGCCGTTGAAGGGCATCGACCCTCAGGGCATCGGCGCCGCCGCGCTGTGCAGCGTTGTGCCTCCGCTGACTTCGCGATTCGTAGAGATGTGCCGCACCTATTTCAAGGTTGAGCCCCTGATTGTGTCCGCCGGCGTCAAGACGGGCATCAAGGTGCTGTACGACACTCCGCGGGACGTGGGCGCCGACAGGATCGCGGACGCCGCGGCGGCCATCAGGCTGTACGGCGGCCCGTGCATCGTTGTGGACTGCGGCACAACCACCGTCTTCAACGCCATCACAAAGCAGGCGGAATACCTGGGCGGCGCGATCGCGCCGGGCCTTGCGATGTCCGCCGAGACGCTCTTCCACCGGACGTCCCAGCTCCGGCGCGTGGAGCTGGAGCGCCCGCCGGCCGCAATCGGCAAGAACACCGTTCACGCCATCCAGTCCGGCCTGGTGCTTGGCACTGCCGAGCTGATCAAGGGGATGGTTGCCAGGTTCGACAAGGAGCTCGGAGGCGGCTGCAAGGTCATCGCCACCGGCGGCCTCTCCGCCCTGCTCGCCAGGGAATCCGGCGTGTTCCACGATGTGAATATCGACCTGACCCTCGCCGGGCTGCGCATCATCCACGAACTCAATTCGTAG
- a CDS encoding glutamate dehydrogenase, with the protein MTLLTPTSAPRTTLTHSAFEEVNVFFDKAAERLGMEDGLRELPRQPWRELKVSVPVRMDDGRIEVYTGYRVQHNGARGPYKGGTRYHPTADLDEVRALASLMTWKNAVVDIPFGGAKGGIQCDPRTMSQGELNRMTRRYVANIEHFLGVQRDIPAPDLGTNAQTMAWMMDAYGLIHGYTPGIVTGKPVELGGSVGRDAAPGRGAVYVMVEAAKDLKIPIEGARVVVQGFGQVAMWIAKLLDEIGCKVVAVSDVKGGVIRNSGIEIEKLIIYQKETGSVAGFRGADPIDNERILEVSCDYLIPAAINGVIHEGNSDRIKAKDVVEAANHPVTPEADRALNEMGVKILPDILVNAGGVVVSYFEWTQNLYQHKWEEQEVNDEFRKILTRAYRGVWEVAEREGIPFREAAFMIGVGRVAHVAKIRGFI; encoded by the coding sequence ATGACGCTGTTGACGCCGACTTCAGCCCCCAGGACCACACTGACACACAGCGCCTTCGAGGAGGTCAACGTCTTCTTCGACAAGGCTGCAGAGAGATTGGGAATGGAAGACGGCCTGAGAGAGCTCCCGCGGCAGCCATGGCGGGAGTTAAAGGTCTCTGTGCCGGTCCGAATGGATGACGGCAGGATCGAGGTCTACACTGGGTACCGGGTACAACACAACGGCGCCCGCGGGCCGTATAAAGGCGGAACGCGCTACCACCCCACGGCGGACCTGGACGAGGTGCGCGCTCTCGCGTCGCTCATGACGTGGAAGAACGCAGTGGTCGACATCCCCTTCGGCGGTGCGAAGGGAGGTATCCAGTGCGACCCTCGCACTATGAGCCAGGGCGAACTTAACCGCATGACCCGCCGGTACGTGGCCAACATCGAGCATTTCCTCGGCGTACAGCGGGACATACCCGCGCCGGACCTGGGAACGAACGCCCAGACGATGGCCTGGATGATGGACGCCTACGGCCTGATTCACGGCTACACGCCCGGCATCGTCACCGGAAAGCCGGTGGAGCTTGGCGGCTCCGTGGGACGCGACGCCGCTCCGGGCCGCGGTGCAGTGTACGTGATGGTCGAGGCCGCGAAGGACCTCAAGATCCCTATTGAGGGCGCCCGCGTCGTTGTGCAGGGCTTCGGCCAGGTCGCCATGTGGATCGCGAAGTTGCTGGACGAGATCGGTTGCAAGGTGGTGGCGGTGAGCGACGTCAAAGGCGGCGTGATACGCAACAGCGGGATAGAAATTGAGAAACTGATCATCTACCAGAAGGAGACCGGCTCAGTCGCCGGCTTCAGGGGCGCCGATCCGATAGACAACGAACGAATTCTCGAGGTCAGCTGCGACTACCTCATTCCGGCAGCCATCAACGGCGTTATCCACGAGGGCAATTCGGACCGGATCAAGGCGAAGGACGTGGTGGAGGCTGCCAACCACCCGGTCACCCCCGAGGCGGATCGCGCGCTGAACGAGATGGGCGTGAAGATCCTGCCGGACATCCTGGTCAATGCCGGCGGCGTTGTAGTCTCATACTTCGAATGGACCCAGAACCTCTACCAGCACAAGTGGGAGGAGCAGGAGGTCAACGACGAGTTCCGCAAGATCTTGACCCGCGCCTACAGGGGCGTATGGGAAGTGGCGGAGAGGGAGGGAATCCCCTTCCGGGAGGCGGCGTTCATGATAGGCGTCGGCCGAGTGGCCCACGTCGCGAAGATCCGAGGCTTCATCTAG
- a CDS encoding aldo/keto reductase encodes MANTLPTAVLGRTGVKVTRLGYGAMELRGDMSRGRTVTEERAEKVLNTLLDEGVNFIDTADCYGRSEEFIGRFLSRRRSEFTLATKCGCTPEGPKLWTRDNLFVGLHRSLKRLNADHIDVMQLHGANPQQCEEGGLVDALNEMKAQGKVRWIGASTTTPNIEVFAGWGVFDEFQIPYSAFYRATEGTISVAAKAGMGTVIRGGVAKGAPGAGLGKEDAWKLFSDAGLGELEAPGETPTAFMLRFTMSHPDVNTIIVGTQNPDHLRENVRTAKKGPLEPSVYVEAKRRLDAVKKDVQ; translated from the coding sequence ATGGCAAACACTTTACCGACAGCGGTCCTGGGACGAACTGGCGTGAAGGTTACGCGGCTGGGCTACGGTGCGATGGAGCTTCGAGGCGATATGTCGCGCGGCAGGACCGTGACTGAAGAGCGCGCGGAGAAGGTGCTGAATACCCTGCTGGACGAGGGCGTCAACTTCATTGACACTGCGGACTGTTATGGCAGGAGCGAAGAGTTCATTGGCAGATTCCTGTCCCGCAGGAGGTCTGAGTTCACGCTTGCTACCAAGTGCGGCTGCACGCCGGAAGGTCCCAAGCTCTGGACCAGGGACAACCTGTTTGTGGGCCTGCATAGGAGCCTGAAGCGTCTGAACGCTGACCACATCGACGTCATGCAGCTACACGGCGCCAATCCCCAGCAATGCGAAGAGGGCGGGCTGGTGGACGCTCTCAACGAGATGAAGGCGCAGGGGAAGGTCCGCTGGATCGGCGCGTCAACTACAACCCCGAACATAGAAGTCTTTGCAGGGTGGGGCGTTTTCGACGAGTTCCAAATTCCCTATTCGGCCTTTTACAGGGCCACCGAAGGGACTATTTCCGTGGCCGCGAAGGCGGGGATGGGAACGGTGATCCGCGGGGGAGTCGCAAAGGGAGCGCCCGGCGCGGGACTTGGAAAAGAGGATGCGTGGAAGCTCTTCAGCGACGCCGGGCTGGGCGAGCTGGAAGCCCCGGGAGAGACGCCCACCGCTTTCATGCTCCGGTTCACGATGTCTCACCCGGACGTGAATACGATCATCGTGGGGACGCAGAACCCGGACCATCTTCGCGAGAATGTGCGCACGGCGAAAAAGGGGCCGCTGGAGCCCAGCGTCTACGTGGAGGCGAAGCGAAGGCTGGACGCTGTGAAGAAGGACGTGCAATAG